The Coffea arabica cultivar ET-39 chromosome 2c, Coffea Arabica ET-39 HiFi, whole genome shotgun sequence genome includes the window TGTAAAATGGTATGCGGGGGAGTATTGACTTctgctggaaatttccagcaattgaCTGCACAATATAATATTGAATGTAATGTAAAAGTCAGTAGTACCAATCAGTCAAAATCTTAAAGGTAGCGTGTGGAGACTGGAGAATAGCTTAAATGGACAAGGCACTAGGAAAGGTACGGGGCACCGTTTTTCAAAAGCTATGAGCGATTGACCAAAGACTCCCTTCTCACATTTACTTccaatcttttttctttctttgaatggtgttatattaatatattattgTGGAATTTTCATTACGGTACAAAACTAATTGTCAAAGACTTATCAATGGAAAGATGCTCGATTGCTATCCTTTTCAGCACTATTTGCAACTCTTTGGATAATGTTGTCTATTATTAATTATATGAgttaattttgtatatattgATTATGCATATACTAGTGATAATGTATAAATTATTAGTGgcgttttaaaaaaaaaagtagatatTAGTGGCTATATGTGCATGCCACATAATTTTATGGAATTTTCTCACCAAGTTAAACACTTAAGAATCACCTAATAATAAGTGATTCTTGTATGTCTAAGTTGGTTAAATCCTATTTTTACTCATTAAATTGATACAttgattgattttcaaattacCAAGATGCCAAAAGTAAAATATATTTCTCCATATATTGAATGATTTCAGCATTTAATTCACAGGGATGATAAAGTCCTCCTACAGTTCTGTTTGTATAGTTGTGACAACCGACAAATGTCGCTCATTATTTTGAATGCTCTTGTCTATTcaataataaaaaacaaaaaaaaaagaatgaacttCCACAGACGGTTCCTTTGGAGTTGTGGCAAATGTCATTCAAATTTTAgtggcacaaaaaaaaaaaaagaaaaaaagggagtgGATATAGCAAAAGGAAACAGAAAAACAAATATTcatcaatggtaagaaaattgAGGccattattttcaattaattacATACCCGTTATGGGTTTTGCCTTATTTTCTACTTATAGTTATCGTATACGGTTTGCCCGGCCGGCGGGTGTCCATAGAGCACTCCTTATAAGATATATTTTAGGTGTTatgttttttgaaaatatatgattaattagagaaagtaaataaatacaagacaTGATAGACGCGATTAAATatgaaaagtatataaatacaagagaagataataattataatatgtgtgtatatatgatAAATTAGTTGAATACTGGGTGTATTAACGAGTGCCCTGACGGCACCCACCTGTTAGAAAAACCCCGCGTGGTTTAGATGTAAAAGTTATTTCTTAAAATAAGGAATATATAACCTGAATAAAAAGTCAAGAAGTGAATAAAGGCATCCAATAATTTAAGATACAATGAACTTCAGTCAATATAAATCCCCAAAAGCATCTGTACAAGATCGAGTATAGTTAAGGCATAAATCAACTCCAAGATACTATCGTGTTACTCCTATAACAActctttttatatatatataacttaaGTTATTAGGTAAATCCGCATACTCATCATATATGTTGCCTCTTATATttagattcttaatttttcgAATTAGATATAAATCGTTTAAAagtcttagaaaatgaaataaagTACGGTTTAATTATGAGCCATTGGTGGAAGACTTGATTAACGATTTTAAAAAGGATACGCATGTAGTAGCTAGATTTTCTTTCCCTTATACGTAGTTGTAGATCATAATTAATCTGAATATTATTGACAATAATTGTGATTGTAAACTGACTGCATGTATATTATATAGTCAATATTATTGACTAAAATGTAATCTTGTTGTAACTTGTAAGCGTTAAATTAGCAAAAAACACacgttaaattttttttttttttttttttggggttgggTTCCTTCGAGTCAAGAAAATGTGGGAGAGTGGTGTCAGGTGTGAGAGGAGAGGAGGGCAAGACAGAAAGAGATCGAAGGAAGTTTAAAAAGGCACTCACCGAAGAATCGATCAAACGCGTAGAGAGGAATGCGGTAATGCAGAGAATGATTAAAAACAGCATGGCCAACGAAGATCTCACCAGAGTAACTTCGGATTTCCATGGAAGTAATATCTTCTCCGTGCAGTATCTGTTTTCCTCTCTCATCGATCTTCACTTTCTTCTTTCGTCTTTGTTGGATTTATTACGTATATCTCCGCAACCAAGTATGTATAACTCGCTCGATCACTACCGAACGAACACTGGTTTACCTTAATTTGCTTTACACTGCTGCTTTGATAACCTGCAGGTCCATAATATTTACGTATAACACCACATGCTGTCAACTGCTTCGCATGGCGAGATGCTTTTGACTTTAAGACACAAGGGAGTCGGGACTACGAAGCCTTAGATCGAGGAGAGCTATGAACTGTTtacaataaagaaaagaaaagaaaacaggggGTCTGTCTATTGAGAAATTAACTagcggaggaggaggaggggatGCATACAATTTCCACACAAGGAAAAATCTATGGAGGAGGAGAGAGATAACGACGACAGccatagaaagaaaaaaaaaatctgattctATTTAGTAAGAGTAAGAAATTAATAGAGGAGAACGGTACGGTGTCTTAATTATTGactaattttatttaaaaaataattaagacGGTAGAGAAATTAAGATGGAAGGAATTGAGTTGTGGCCGTTTGAAAACGCCAACTAGAACATTAGAGAGAAAGTAAGGGAAAAGGTCGTTCGTTTAGGAGGAACAAGTATTACcataaaaattcatataaattGACACATTAACAATTATTACCATAAAAATTCATACACGAACAAGTATCTTTgcatttatatgtatatatattttcaaattaatattatttttttaaaaacatatCGTATCTTATGGACACTCGTTAGACGGGCGCTCATATCATATAGTTTTATATAGATATAGTAAAACCGTTTTCTACTCGACTCAGTTTTGTTGTGCGAATAAACTTAGTAcgcacaaaatatcatcaatttcAGAGAGACCCGAGAATCCCACATCAATCAACCAGGCAACTTGTTTTGAAAGATATCATTGGACAGCCAAAACAAAATTGTGGAACAGCACAGCACCATCAAAATAATACACTACTCTATTCTTTATTAGGATGGAATTATGAACAAACTCATCAGGTAGAGAAGGCATACCGAAATCATGACTGACGGCATTAGATTAGGTAGAGAAGGCATACAAAATACTCCATGTAGTACTATTTCTTTCTGCCACTCTTATTGAAAACACACGTTTGACATTCTGCATCGCCTCTATATTTTTTACGCTCATCCCGGTGTTTCTATTGAATATTTGACATACTACCGACGCACGCGACGCCTATTGTAGTAAAATCACACaatcaatttaatttttttttttttaaaaaaggcaGGATAACAGAAGAGGGCACCATTTTCAAAACAACTGAAACATGAAAGCCCCACCATCAAATATGCTTAATGATTAAagattttgaccccaaaaaaaataaaaataaaaatatgattaaagATTAAAACCACGTTGCAACGGCAAATGATGTCACAGCCGAAATTTTATATCTCCAGCTATGTTGTTGATTAAACACCTGGGATTCAGTGTTAGTAATTTAATTCTGATTTCTTCGTTGCAAGCTATGTTGTTgattaaaatgataaaattacgcCTTTCAAGTCCAACTTGCATTTTGGTTTAATAAGGCGGACAAGTTTGAGCATTTAttacaagaatatatatatatatatatatatatatatatatatatatatatagctgtAGATATAAAATTTGAACCGTGGAAACATCTCTCACTATGACTAAAAGGGAAGCATCCCAAATGGAACGGAAGTAGTAGGGTGGACCTGGAAACCGCATTGACATATAAAGCTAAGTTGGCCCTTAATGGCAGATgcagtaaattttttttataaaatttttgatAGCTGCAGGGAAATTGATGATGACAAACCAGCTGAAGAAGAAAAACATGTCGTCGGCCCGTCTAATTAATTGTGATTGGTTTGAGTATCCCAATACTGTTTTTCCCACGTCTCTACCTGCTTTATTAAatcttcttttctctccaaaATTGAATGAAGAGTAGGAGGGTCGTAAGGAGGAGGCACGGTGCATGGAGCTGCCTCAGAGGGACTCGTAACAACGGAATCCACCATATATTTCTTCACCAATCCATCAGCCGGACAGGCCATTAACTCGGAACAAAGTTCAATTGCCTTCGGAGGAACGCTTGGCTTGTATTTCAGAAGCTTAGCATACTCTGTCAAGAGGTGAAACATGTAATCATACACATATTTCATTTGCAGCTCCTCTTGTACAAAATCGCTTGCTGCCTTGCCAATGGCCTGTGCCTGCGATATAAAACCTTGCTCTTGAGTTGGATGATAAAACTTGTTGCCTAGAAATTGACTAGCAGATTGTATGATCAGCACAGCAAGAATGGCGGCCTTAAATGAATAGAGTAGAAGGCCAACTAATTTACCTCTTCCTGATGGGTATTGCCCCAGTGAACAGCATACTTAATTGATCTGCACTTGTCATTCTCTCTTATGGGCCAATAGTGTTGCAGAGGTATCAAACTTCTTGTGAAGAAATCGTAGTAACGTGGCCTGACCACTAAACTAACAGAGTCACACGCAAGAATGTACTTTTCGCTTACGGACCACCCAATTCCTTCGATGTAGATTTTAAATCTGTATCATTCGTGCAAGGATGGAACTAAATCAAAGTTTACTTACCTAACCATACTTACAAGATAGTGTAATAAACATGGTTCACAATATCGGCCGAGTTGTAATCGGAACGGAGCGGATTGCCGTACGATACTGATTTCCGAATCGCGGATATGGTTTCGATTTGACTTGGCCGATATTGACCGATTCGAATCCGTGATGCATGATATCGGCCGATATATCCGAATCAATTCGGAGTCGatttagatattttttttttcaaattgtgcatttttttatattttctaattttagtaattttttcaaaaattttgaaaacttttatatgtattataatgTGCGTATCACCCGATATTCAACCGATATGTCGCGATGAATGTGACCGCGAACCATGGTAATAAATAACTAAATGAATGCATTGTTGTTTTAGTCGAAGGATTTACTTGTTCTTACCTGTGGATGCATTGGTCTGCTAAGTTAGAATTTTTGAAACCCTGTCGTTGTTCACGATGCCAGTCCTGTTGATTCagtataaatattaataatcaGAGTTGAGTCCTTTGCCCGCGtattcaagaaacacaagacTCTACCCAGATTGGTGgttagcttttctttctttcttttcttatccCCGACCCGAATGGAggaaatttttaacaaattttaaatttatagatAATTAAACATCAGGCCCACCTTTCATTCTCTACCCAGAATTGAAGAACCATAATTAAATACAGTACAGTACCTGATAATAGACACGGGCATTCCAATCTTGCTTGTCCGAAACATGGCACTTGAGTAAATCCCTCCTTGAAGCCGTAAGTCTAGCGTTGCCCTTCCAATATGCATGTGCTTCCCTGTCCACCCATCGCATCCGCCGGTTCCCTTCTTTTAGCTCCTCGGACAATTGCTCCCATGGCTTTATAACAATTTCAGGCCTAGCCATTTATTTGTTCCAATACATACAAACGGTAGACTGTAAACAAAAACAACGCTGTGTTTCTGACTCTAAGCCAAGTTAATAGTATAATTTAAAACTCGAAATGCTTACCATCCCCAGAATGACCAATCCGGGAAAACAATGTCGACGGTCGCATCATCTCCGTCATAGCCGAACAGCGGTGGCGGGGCGGTGGCGTTGGATTTGGGATAACATTCTTTAACAATACCCGGCTGGTCCGCGCAGCTAAATATGAGATCCAAGTCGGGCAGTTTACCCGGGTACCGCCGTAGCAACTGTAAAATTCCCCACTGCGTGAAAACATCTCTCGTCTGAAACGACCTTTGATAAGTCTCCACGTAAACAGTCCCATTCACTATAACCAGTCGGAAGTATGCCCTTCTTTTGGCCGCCTCCACCATGTCTAGTGAAATTCCAGTCTCCCTCCAGGGCGACAGGTCTTCGTGGATCCACCGGAAGTAATCTGGGCAGGCCTCGGGAGCGGCCGCGTCTTCATCTCGTGCCGAAAGATTTGGTGGGTGGTAAGTTGTTGGGCAAGTTCGTGTGCTGTTGGTAACAGCGCAAGTCAATGGGATTTCAATCGGATTCCTCCTGGGCTTTGTCCATGGATCATGAAGAGGGTATTTTGAAAATGTGACGCCACTGAATATTGATTTTCGAGGGTAATTCCCTGCATTCCACTGAAACACATTTTCAAATTACCAAAAACGAGAGATATCACAAGCCAAAAGGTACTTGAAATAAACAAACGAATCATCTGATCTAGGATTTCTTGGCAGTAATTAATAATATCAGTTTATACTTGCAAGCTAGATACGTttaattcccaaaaaaaaaaaaacttgtaagTTGAAATTCTTACATTAACACTCATTCTAATTTGGTGATGTATGgtactaaaaaaaaatcaagggaACTCATACTAATTTTTTACACTTACAATAGTCAGTATGGTGGTACTATAACCTTTGCCGACTATGACAATAACAATTCTGCCAAATAAATATTATTAATGCGAGGTCCTGAATAACAACAAAGGGCGGGATGTCCGCTTCTTCTCTTCTGTCGGCGGCAACCTGTGCGAGGGCATACTTgatttctaatgcttacttccACAATCCTTCTCTCACTCTTGACGCTCCTAAACGCTTTAGAAATGAAGCGGAAATTCTATCTATTTGAGAGTCAAATATATACGAGAGAATGTTTACAacagaaaaccaaaaaaaaaagaaaggtgcatGAAAGATTAGAATTCCATAGCAAATGAAAAATAAGCGGCAACAACGAGAGTAAATTCCGAAATTATTTTGGGAATTTCTTCGCTAAGTTTCTTCTTCTGTCAATCCACCTTCTCCACCCCAAATGGAAGACTGTGTGTGTTATCCCAGAAGGGGCTGCAAGGATCTGACTTCCGTTTGGTGCTGTACTGTACTGATTCAACTCGGACTAATTTACTGAACATTAGAAAAAGCTTAAAATGTCTAGCAGGATCAGTCTctctcttgaaaaaaaaaaaagaatgaaaagatCCAGAAGTGAGAAAATCATGTACTAAGTTAGTTAATACAGAGATAATTACCCTGAAGTCGAGCAAGCGTGCCGAGAAGAAAGCCGCAATGCACAGAATGAAGAAGAATAATGTAGCCAGATAAGATACGCAGCGACGTTGGAGAATCCCGTGCAGTAATGCTGCCGAATCTCTCATCTTTGCATTGGCCAAATAAATGCGTCTCCAACTTCTTCCTCTTCTAGCCTAGAGAGCATTGACTAGATGCATCTCTGCCGCGCTCTTGAAGAAGGCACTGATTCAGCATTGCAATACCAGCTGATCGATAGCTGATCTTGGCAACTATTAGTAAGAAATTCGACTAGTCGTTGTGTTGATTGCAAAGACAGAAAGCCTTAGCTTTCACATGGCCAAAGCGTTTCTTGAACAGAAAGCATGGTTTTGGAGTTGCTAATTAAACAAACAGAGCTGAAGATGGAGCAAACAAATGCGCCGTGAACAAGGGAGGAGCAAATGAATATTGTGTAAAGTGTACTGTTCGCGTTGACTTCGCATTGCTTGGAAGTGCGGGCTAACTATGTAGAATTTCACAATAACTTGATGAACTAGCCATTAAATTTTCCTGAAATATTTTATTGGCTCGAtgattttcgtttctttttttttttttaataaaaaaattgacTATTTTATGATCGAAACTTTCAGCTGTTTAGTTCGCTAGTTTTTGTCTATCATGTCAAATGAAATGGAAGAGATCATGATGTAGTTACACACTTCAGAGTGGACCCCtaggaaattttcttatcagcaATCACCAAATTGCAAGAACAAATCAGATGTTGGATTAGGAGTCGTTATCAATCCAAGTATAGCATTTGCCTATTTTGAGGTTTTTCATTAGGATGTACAGCTTTGACACTTCTTTCTGAAGCTTCTCGTTTCTCTAGAATTTAAAACTTCAATCTGACGaagtatatatatatccttaaagGCGAAAgcttccctctccctctctgctGTGTTTGGACAGCCATTTTTCATCGAAAAATTACAATGttttcgtgaacacatttttctatcacctttttatctcgcaTCCATCAAACCGCTataataatttttctacaaaaaattcagGAAAACACAGTATACTACTTCTTTCTATTAGggtgaagaaaaagaaagctggccattggaggaggaggaggaaaaatattttgatcCTAAAAGCTTCCTTTGAGGACACTGAAACTTTTCTAAGAATATAACTAAGTAAATAATTTTATTGGAGAAGGGTACTGTGTTTGTATATTAGAttgtttgagattttttttttgaaaaaaaaaaaaaacactgcaACACTTTTCTAATTTAATGTATGTgacataaaaatgtgattgaaaaatatattgatgatacaaacaaataaaatttgacaaataatctactatccaaacaaatcagCAATTGAAAAACTGATGAAGCTTTTCTGGTCAAACCAGTGGTACGCGTGgaataaaattttaacaaagTTGTTGGACAAGGGGCATGACAAGATAATACTACCATATCAAATTGTTGATGGAAACGTGAAAGCTTTATAAATCACTATAAGTTGCCAACTTATGATGCACTATTGATTTTCTTatgctttttgttttttctaattattgttattatttttggtaGGGCATGGTATTGTGCTACGAAGCGTAGCTAAGCGGATTATAGAGCAAACAAAGTCAGGGAAGCTAGTTTGAAGTTTCTAGATGTTATAGTTACTCATTTTGtatttgaagaatttgattcTAGTTCATTTTGAAAACAATTGAACCAAACTCCTAGCGACAAATTTTAATCAGCTAccctcttctctttttttttttttccttctttttattgagaaaatgatgaaagattACTCAATTACTCATCAACAATGGTAAGAGGAAAGTTTCTTTGACTGGGAACCGCCAAACTTTGCCAGACCTGATTCGGTCCAGCGCGCATCGCGTTGCCGCTGCTTCCCGTTAGTCGGTGAGGACCGAGCATGGGGAGATGCCCTTGCCAAACCTTTAGGGCTAAAAGGTTGACCCGGTCGCAAATTCTTGTAGTGGTAACTGGTAACTAATAAATTAGTACAACAGGTCCCATTGGAGCCCGTAGCATGCCCTGAGTTTAGAATGCATTTACTGCTAAcacaaattgaatttgattttgtaatgtGAGGTGCATATATTACAAGGAAATGAGAAATTTGCCTTAATTTaagctgatttttttttaaaaaaaaaaaatttcctaataAGGAAAGGATATAATTTAAGAATTAAGTCGAGTGGGGGAAAGAAGATTAGAACCTAAAGCCTCTAAATTTTGAAACCTTTGGTTTAATGATTAGATCATAACATTCTCAGCATGCTAAATTAAATAGATAATTCAACTATTTTGGCTAAAAAATGAATACTTGATGGAATCTTTATCCGCAAAtcataattcttttttattttgtggaGGTTATATCGTTTATATCTACATATGTGTAATTACATGTTTTCTCCCTAATTATTGGTTTCATTAATGGCACATGATATGCCATTTTTGAGCAATATTTGCAATCTAAAATAATTAACTCGAATCCAGTTTCAAGTTTATCCTAGGTTGATAGGGTCACATTAGGAAAGATTAAAAACTTTACGGGCCGGATTAATCCAACTAGACAACACAAGTGAGAATAATACTGggtgcattttttaattaaacctAATGGACATTTCATGAAAGGATAGAAAGAGAACATAATACGCATAAACCTAATGCATATAACACATAAGATAACATGATACacataaaagagagagagagagagagagagagagagagagagagagagagagagagagagagagagagagagagagagagagagagagaaacataCGTTTAGGtaataaattaaaaagaaaaagaagaagaagtgcaactaagggtctgtttggttggaagtaaaatgtttttcttggaaaaatattttccgtggaagtaatttttcataaaaatcatttccctttcgggtctgtttggttggaagccgtggaagtaattttccatgaaaatcatttttctttcatcattttcaggtgtttggttagtttattgaaaatattttcttacttcatttttctggtgtttgtttaacttttgaaatattttcacttttatctctatctttactttttacacattataactatatacttcttcccatgcaaaataagaaaatttatctcattgtttaactttaaaaaatcttggagaaatgtatatatgaataaaaaatatctccttaaacaataaacaaattgctatgcaatgcttattgtgacatatatcttgcactctcactgttgaaagtttctttagaaaagaatgtccctattatacataattaattactagcataggatgaacaggatgagattttttttttattttgaatataatagggggagggttgggttgggttgggtggtacgggggagggagtaTAAGGAAGAGGTCTTGGATTCGAGTtctcctgtttacactaaaaaaaaaaaaaaagaacatactacaagatgttttcagtaagtttggaacatactacaggtggaatgcatgcatttcggaaaacaacttcagtaagtttggaagggaagttgttttccataaaatgagtgaaaatattttacataggaaaatgttttcagtaacttttgtgcaaccaaacacgggaaattaggaaaatattttcttggaaaatattttcacccgaaacaaacggacccttcatcattttcaggtgtttggttagtttattaaaaatattttcttacttcatttttctggtgtttgtttaacttttgaaatattttcatttttatctctatctttactttctacacattataactacatacttcttcccatgcaaaataaaaaaatttatttcattgtttaactttaaaaaatct containing:
- the LOC113725027 gene encoding uncharacterized protein, with the protein product MRDSAALLHGILQRRCVSYLATLFFFILCIAAFFSARLLDFRWNAGNYPRKSIFSGVTFSKYPLHDPWTKPRRNPIEIPLTCAVTNSTRTCPTTYHPPNLSARDEDAAAPEACPDYFRWIHEDLSPWRETGISLDMVEAAKRRAYFRLVIVNGTVYVETYQRSFQTRDVFTQWGILQLLRRYPGKLPDLDLIFSCADQPGIVKECYPKSNATAPPPLFGYDGDDATVDIVFPDWSFWGWPEIVIKPWEQLSEELKEGNRRMRWVDREAHAYWKGNARLTASRRDLLKCHVSDKQDWNARVYYQDWHREQRQGFKNSNLADQCIHRFKIYIEGIGWSVSEKYILACDSVSLVVRPRYYDFFTRSLIPLQHYWPIRENDKCRSIKYAVHWGNTHQEEAQAIGKAASDFVQEELQMKYVYDYMFHLLTEYAKLLKYKPSVPPKAIELCSELMACPADGLVKKYMVDSVVTSPSEAAPCTVPPPYDPPTLHSILERKEDLIKQVETWEKQYWDTQTNHN